The Vespula pensylvanica isolate Volc-1 chromosome 14, ASM1446617v1, whole genome shotgun sequence sequence TAGACCAATCTAAGAGTAACTTTTTGATACATAATCATATCTTGATCATGATTCATGTAGATTCCACGAgctcttctatttctaatttaactAAACATTCGTGAAAAAGTTGAACTAAGGATCCGAAGAGTTCAATGCAAAATATCTAGATTCTAATTTACTCGTTCCCTAGATCAATTACATTTAGCATAGAATTATAAAATGCACACCTTGATCCTGTCCTTCGGCGAAATGAACTTGATTGAGACTCTTGGAGAACTCCCCTTGTTTAACCTTTTGGGAGAAGTCTACGTTGGCGagttttttagaaaatttaacgCGACAATTGGACCTGTTATCCGATctaagaagagaagaattcGGTCTCGGTCTTTTCGCGAACGTATACGGTATCGTGTACGGTTGAgcgacataaaaataaattggtcGATAATCCTCGTGAAGCTGCTGTTGTTGATGCTGCACGAAGCCACCGTAAGTGGTGGTCGAAGAACAATTGTTGTTATACAAGCTCGCTGCCGTACGACCGTTACTGTACGAGCTTGCGTATTGAATGCCTCCGTAATGGTTCGCCGTTTTTCGATTATTCCCTTCCacgatttcaaaaaataatcgGCACTTTCTAGGTGCCTCCTCTTCCTGGCCGTCAACAGACAAAATCTCTCTCGAAACTCGGTTATACGAGAAATCCCGCTTTAACGACGATTTTTTTTGGCGCTCGATCACGAcgatcttttcgtttttaaaacaCTTGCTGATTTTTCTGATGATACGACGCACAACTTCCGAACACTTTTAAGTTCTCCTCGATAACGCACTCTTTCCTGTCTCCTAGACTGTTGCGTCCTTTCAACtgcaaaataaagaaaacgaagaacgaattATGAACTAGCCTGTATAAACAAAGATGGAGGATACAGAGAGTACAGAGTCGGAAAAAAGAGTAACGGAGTTAACAATAAACGTCTAATTCGAAGGAAAGGGATCGTCTAACTGGATTAAGCTAGACTCTagcaaaagataaaagatataaaaaaaaagaaacaaatgaagTATGTGTGTCAAATGGTCGGACATTTCTTCGGTTAGTAGAGCGAAGGTGATCTCGTTGGAGAAGTAACGTAATATGATTCTGTTGGACGTTGAtgatattttagatttttttcttctctctttctctttctcctttttttcttatttctattcacacataatatatatatatatatatatatatatatatatatatatatatgagatatacTTGCACATCGACTCGCCGTTACAACCGGTTAGCTCCTGTTGTATCCTTCTCATGAAGAGTGCGTGGCACGCGTGACGCAATTCTTCCTCAAGaaccatacatatataagcttgtaaatatatgtgtgcgtacgtataatgtacatgtacatagTATTATATCGAACACTTGCTTCGAGATACCGTATACAGAAAGAGTgaatgtgtgagagagagaaaaagagagagatgcatcGTGTGGTCCATCGAGTTTCACGAAACTAGGACACGCGATTCTCTTCCCTGTCGTCACCAGAAAGGTATTTACTTCGACTTCCTCGGGGACAAGCAAATACTCCAACTTCTATACACAGTTCGAAAATAAACATGTGtattgtaatgaaaaaagaagcaaaagaaagaaaaagaaaaaaaaaatatatatatatatataaaatcgttgaCGCAGTCCATTCGTACTTTTACTTGTAAATCTTTTGccgaaagaaaacattaacTGTTTATTTTAGCAggtaaaaagagacagaaagagagaaagagggagatggtaaatatttgaaaaatgagtCGAACGCGCCActcgatcgttttttatttctctttccccctctcctctcttttcgaaACTTCTAGCCGCATCGAATATccgatttcaaaaaaaaaaaaactaaaagttCCTTTCATCTTtgacttgttttttttttataacctGATTTCAAACTAGGATAATACACACGCGGAAgtctataatttataagatacTTACATGTACTGTCGTAAGTTCGCATTGCaattgaaaagaatttgatTTCTTCGTAAGAGGAAATTCCAATGGTGATCCTCATCGAATCAATATGGCATCCTTGTTGTATCGAATAGGacgtttccttcctctctATATTAATCACAAAGATCATCGAGAATATAGAGGTATTTCTAATATTcgcttttaaaattaataattgcaaaagaaaatatctaatgATCTCTTAATCGATCGTACGcatatgttattaattattatcaaaaaaaatttccagGAAATTTTCGAAGATAATTGGAACTAACCTAAGTACACGATatatcaagagagagaaaaaaaaaatcgtgagaaaaataatttttgccAAGTAAAGGAAGCCACGTGTTTAATccagggaagaaagaaagaaataagtataGTTATTAAGCGAGACCAGAGAATAATGGCGTAATTGAGAtatagagaatgagagaagaaaaaaatgaaagaaaaggataaaaggtATTGCCTGCATCGTTTTAGCATCGCTTGCGTCTCGCTCCGTTTTTCTCTCGCGGTATATCCAACTTCACGacaatctcttctctctctttttctcctgttTGAATTCTGCCTGGAGTGACCTTCGATCCAACAAAAAACgcgatccttttttcttaattttcaattttttcctcGTATATCACGTATTTACCGACTAGATTTTTTGAGACCGGCTAATTTGATCgggaaatatttcgaaacaaCGCGTCTTTCTTactcgacgacaacgacgacgacgacgacgacgcgcATACGCGATCCAAAGTGTAGGTCGAGAACTGAATTTTCAACTCCtgttgctctttctctttatgctCACCTGTCTACCTTCGTCAGGTGGTACAGAGGGCACCACCTTCCTTTAATGTTCTTTTTACTCGTATAACTgatctctaattttttttttctctttggagtttttatctttcgtctttttctttcgtttatctttttatttttacttcgaGTAAAACTATGACTTTGatttctttgaattatttgATGTTACGAtttgacaaaattatttacttttttaatgtatacatTCTTTAGGTCTAGTAGATTTATCTTCTTGAGTAGAGCTCTCTTTCGAAAGCCGATTATCGTTTAGaatatttcttgaaatttttgtcAGACCTTTCGGAAAGACAcaggaaaatattttgaattcgTTCTGTCCATTCGAAaatacttttgttttattttgatatgaaATATGTTGTTGTTATGAAAAAGgctacaaagaaaaaaaaaacaaggactTGCAAAAGATAAAACCCAGTTTATTTACTTTAACGTACTATCTCTATTCTTTGTGATAGGTTTTCAAATAACGAGCTTCGGCTTTACTGTCTTTTACAAATATCAGGAACGCTGGTGTCCCACCACGAACTAAAAATctgcaaaaattatattaacacGATTTTAGAGAATGAGGCATTTTTAAAAggtaatttttatcgattgtcAAACTTACTGTTCATCTGTTAATATCTTTCCAAGTGTATTTGAAATGTCCACTTTATGTagagaatttttatcttttccttcaaAATATATTGCTACAGTATCAGGGTTATACAGATGTTGAGTATCCCATGGTGGTggggaaaaatataattcttctaATTGTTCTTTTATACTAGAAATACattgtaaaaaacaaaataaatttttattcgatagttgggatgtaaaaaaatagttttataattgataaatacatacgtaatatcTTCATGGAAATTTTGTACAAAATCAGTTTCTTGGAATTcaggatataaaaatattactggCCATACAAGTTTGTTGTTACCATCTAAATGTACTTTACTTTGCATCAGTTCAGGTATCTTAGATTCCAAATCTTTCAAGTTTGGTATTTTGTCACCATCAAGCAATTCTAATTTGATACCTCTACTTTTGATGGTAGATaacaattcttcttcttctttagaaaGTTTtgctgcttcttttttctgtttcctttgATCTCGGTAGGAggttttctattaaaaattaggttaatataaatttaattgttattgtaGAAGTTAACTTATCTGTTtagtaaatttataatcaatgatTTTACATCAGACAATATAATCTGCCTTTTTAAATCCAATATAACTCTCTCTTCTGGGAAAATACGTAAGATTTTATCACATAACTCGTTACATTGGTCAAAATCTTTTACGCGTAAACAACACCTGGCAGCTCTTTCCAAAGATTTAGCATAATccgatttcaattttattgctTGTTTACTGTCATTTAAACTACatctacaaaatatattcaaaagaattataaaatattttatattgtatttcatTAAGAATATTGACAGCTATACCGATAATTTTGAAGCATATAATGTGCAGTAGCCCTATTATTATAAAGTTGTGCCAATAATTCTTGGTCTTTACATCTTGTTCTGATACCTTCCGTATAACTTATAATAGACATACGATATTGtccattattaaaattaaaatttccatcatctttataacttttagctaattctgtaaaaataaaattaatctatatagaaatgattttaaatattcgcAGAACATTTCACTATAAATACAAACGTTCAGGAGTATTTTCTTCAGGCGAATATTTAAGTTGTTGTAATCCTTCCACAAGGGGAGATAGCGGCTGTCCGGGTTCTGGAGCTTTCTTCATGAAGAATGGGTGATTTTCTAGTTCTTCTAACATACTCTCTTCGGTATATCCCTCCTTAAAAGTTCTCTTTTCTAATTGACTTACAAAATCATCCAATTGCCCTTCCAATTTAGTAGCAAGCTCCAAACGTTCGTCGTAGGtccaaattttctttctgttattgTTATCCATAGTTTTTTCTACTTATtactgtattatatatttatcaaaattgtgGTATAAAATGAAGTAAACGTTGACGAGAGTAACGAAGTAATCGTTCTGtataaaacaaacaataaaatagaacaattCTGATCGCCCAAACTTcagaatatatctatttctaaaaagaaCTACTTCCGTTACGCTGGCTAACAAGAAATAAAGGTAGAAGATTGTATTCCTTGCGGTTAGTTTCAAAACATTTCATAAGATGTCGCTGATCGTATATCCAACGTTCTTtaacattcctttttttattacaataagaataaaataagaattattgtGACAGCAATAAGCGTTAAGTCGTATCTCAAACAATATCgcatatattaaacattaaattaaataggACAT is a genomic window containing:
- the LOC122634282 gene encoding DNA polymerase interacting tetratricopeptide repeat-containing, protein of 47 kDa, which translates into the protein MDNNNRKKIWTYDERLELATKLEGQLDDFVSQLEKRTFKEGYTEESMLEELENHPFFMKKAPEPGQPLSPLVEGLQQLKYSPEENTPEQLAKSYKDDGNFNFNNGQYRMSIISYTEGIRTRCKDQELLAQLYNNRATAHYMLQNYRCSLNDSKQAIKLKSDYAKSLERAARCCLRVKDFDQCNELCDKILRIFPEERVILDLKRQIILSDKTSYRDQRKQKKEAAKLSKEEEELLSTIKSRGIKLELLDGDKIPNLKDLESKIPELMQSKVHLDGNNKLVWPVIFLYPEFQETDFVQNFHEDITIKEQLEELYFSPPPWDTQHLYNPDTVAIYFEGKDKNSLHKVDISNTLGKILTDEQFLVRGGTPAFLIFVKDSKAEARYLKTYHKE